TGGTCGTGGTTCTCGCGTTGTAAAGCACTGACCCGTCGGGCCAGTTCACTACCGACATGGCCTCGGGTGTTACCAGAGACCACAGCACCCTGTTCATTTGTCGATCAGTGGTTCTGGCCTTCGCACCACACGCCGGACTTGTAAACATCGACCTTCGTGATGAAGGCTTCGAGGGCGCTCACGCCACCACTGAAAGCGGTCTGGAAGGCGGCGATCACCGCCTCTGGCGACTGCATGCCAATGACCGGGTAGCGGTTTCCGTAGTACTGCGCATTGAGCAGCGCCGCCACGGCGTGGAAGGCGCAGGTCTGCATGTTGTTGATCTTGTTGGTCGGGCACCAGCCGCCGCTCATGGTCTTGTCGTAGATCACGCCGGTCTTGTCGATGCCGTCGCGCAGCGTTTCGTTCTTCGACGGCTTGAAGAAGGCTACGCCGAACACGCTGTTGAAGTACTGACCTTGCGCATAGATGAAAGGGATGAGGTCCGGGTTTTCCCAGATCTTCTTGCCGTTCTTGTTGCCCCAGAAGCCCGGGCTGCAGCCGCAGGGGCGGGGTGTGCCTTCACGCGACAGATTGCCGGAGGCGATTTCCGAGCCGGTGCAGGTGCCCCAGGTGCTGGTGCCGAAAGCGGAACGGCTCGCCACCGACAGCAGCACACCGGCGCCCGCTGCACCGCCGCGGGTCAGACGCCGCCGTGCGGCATCCACTTGCTCGGTCTGCGGGGTGGGGGTTGCGTCGGTCTGACTGTTCTTGTCGAGCTCATTCATTTGATTTCACCGATAAGGCACGTTGCCGCGGATGTTAGCGCGCTTGTCCATGCTGGCGCGCCGACTTGATCACGGCGGCCTGAGGATGCGCAGCTTGCGTCAGGCGATCGTTGGATAGCCGATGACTAGCAAGAAGCGGACCGCTTGTGATTTTTCCATGCAAGTGAATGATTGAGCGTGTGTTTTCAGATTTTTTCAATCATTCCGCCGGGGCTTGTCGGGGGGACTGTAAATTTCGCCGACGGCCGCTGCCGGGCGGCCTGCAAGGCCTGCCCGGCAGCGGGTCGGACGCGCAGCAGCGCTGCGTCAGCGGCGTACCGGCGGCAGGTCGGTACAGCTGCCTTCGGCCACTTCCGCTGCGAGGCCGATCGACTCGCCCAGCGTCGGGTGCGGGTGGATGGTGTGGCCGATGTCGACCGCGTCCGCGCCCATCTCGATGGCCAGTGCCACCTCGCCTATCATGTCGCCGGCCGACGTGCCGACGATGCCGCCACCGACGATACGGTGGGTTTCCGCGTCGAAGATGAGCTTGGTGAAGCCTTCGTCACGGCCGTTGGCGATCGCCCGTCCGCTGGCCGCCCACGGGAATTTGCCGACGGTCACCTTGCGGCCCTGGGCCTTCGCTTCGTCCTCGGTCAGGCCGACCCAGGCGACTTCCGGGTCGGTATACGCGACCGACGGAATCACCGTGGCGTCGAAGTGGCGCTTGTGGCCGGCGATCACTTCCGCCGCGACGTGACCTTCGTGCACCGCCTTGTGCGCCAGCATGGGCTGACCGACGATGTCGCCGATGGCGTGGATGTGGGCGACGTTGCTGCGCATCTGGCTGTCGACCGGAACGAAACCGCGCTCGTCCACCTGCAGTCCTGCGGCCTCGGCATTCAGCTTGCGACCGTTCGGCGAGCGGCCGACCGCGACCAGCACGCGGTCGTAGGTCTGCGGTTCGGCCGGCGCCTTGGCGCCCTCGAAACTCACCCTGATGCCTTCCGCTGTTGCCTCGGCGCCGGTCACCCGGGTGTTCAGCATGACCGTGTCGAAGCGGTGGGCATTCTTCTTCTCCCACACCTTGGCGAGGTCGCGGTCGGCGCCCTGCATCAGGCCGCCGGTCATTTCGACCACGTCGATGCGGGCACCCAGCGTCGAATAGACGGTGGCCATTTCCAGCCCGATGATGCCGCCGCCTATCACCAGCATGCGCTTCGGAATGTCGGCGAGCAGCAGTGCGCCGGTCGAATCGACGACGCGCGGGTCGTCCGGCATGAAAGGCAGTTTCACCGCCTGGCTGCCGGCGGCGACGATGCAGTGGCCGAACTTCAGCACTTTCTTCTCGCCGGTTTCAGCCTTGCCGTCGCCGGTGGTCAGTGCGATCTCGACATGATTCGGATCGACGAAGCGGGCGGTGCCGCGCAGCACTTTCACCTTGCGTGCCTTGGCCATGCCGGACAGTCCGCCAGTCAGCTTGCCGACCACCTTGTCCTTCCAGCCGCGCAGTGCGTCGAGGTCCACTTCGCGCGCACCGAACTTGATGCCGTGCGCGGCCAGCGCTTCGGCCTCGTCGGCCACCGCCGCCACGTGCAGCAGGGCCTTGGACGGAATGCAGCCGACGTTCAGGCAGACGCCACCCAGCGTGGCGTAGCGTTCGACGATCACCACGTCCAGACCGAGGTCGGCGGCGCGGAAGGCGGCCGAATAGCCGCCGGGGCCGCCACCGATCACCAGTAAGGCGCAGCTTTCATCGACCTTGGCCGGTGCGCTGCCGGTGGCAGTCACCGCAGCGACGGCTGCGGCCGGTGCAGGGGGCGCCGCCGCGGGTGCAGCGGCCGGTGCTGGCACAGCTGCCGCTTCGGCTGCGCTAGCGGCTTCCATCGTCAGCACCACGCTGCCTTCGGACACGCGGTCGCCCACCTTCACCAGCAGTTCGACGATGCGGCCGGCCTGCGGCGCCGGGATGTCCATCGTGGCCTTGTCGGACTCCAGCGACATCAGCGGCGCATCGGCCTCAACCGTGTCGCCCGGCTTCACCATGATTTCGATGATGGGCACGTCCTTGAAGTCGCCGATGTCGGGGATTTTTACAGTCAGTGTGCTCATGTTCTGCTCCCTCACATCAGCACGCGACGCATGTCGGCCAGCAGCGCGGCGACATGGGCATTGAAGCGGGTGGCCGCAGCGCCGTCGATCACGCGGTGATCGGCGGTCAGCGACAGCGGCAGTATCAGGCGCGGCTGGAAGGCCGAGCCGTCCCACACCGGTTTCATCGTGCTGCGGCTGACGCCGAGGATGGCGACCTCCGGCGCATTGATGATGGGCGCGAAGCCGGTACCGCCGAGGCCACCCACGCTGGAAATCGTGAAGCAGGCGCCCTGCATTTCCGCGGCAGAGAGCTTGCCGTCGCGCGCCTTCGTCGCCAGCTCGCCGCATTCGGCCGCCAGCTGCGCCACGCCCTTCTTGTCGGCGTCGCGGATGACCGGCACCACCAGTCCGCCCGGCGTATCGGCGGCGAAACCGATGTGGCAGTACTGCTTCATGATCAGCGCCGGCTCTTCCGCCTGCAGGTCGATCGAGCTGTTGAACTCGGGGAATTTCTTCAGCGCCGAGCACACCGCCTTGATGATGAAGGCCAGCATGGTCAGCTTGACGCCGGCCTTGGCCTGTTCCGCATTGATCTGCTGGCGGAAGGCTTCGAGGTCGGTGACGTCGGCGTCCTCGTGGTAGGTGACCGCCGGAATCATGGCCCAGTTGCGCGCGAGGTTGGCCGCCGACAGCTTGCGGATGCGCGACAGCGGCTTGCGTTCGATGTCGCCGAACTTGGTGAAATCGACCTTGGGCCAGGGCAGCAGATCCAGTCCGCCTCCGCCGCCGGTCGCGGCCTGCGCGGTGGCCGGCGCCTGCAGCGCGCCCTTGACGAAGGCGTTGATGTCCTCGCGCGTGATGCGGCCTTTCGGTCCGCTGGCCTTCACGCGGGCGAGGTCGACGCCCAGTTCGCGCGCGTAGGCGCGCATCGACGGGCTGGCGTGTGCCTTCTTGCCGCCCACCAGTTCGGCGGCGATGTCGGCGGCGCTGGGCAGCGCGACCGCGCCAGCGGCCGGCGTGTAGTCGCCGCGGGCCGACTGCGTGGTCGTGGCGGGCGCGGCACCGGCGACCGCGACTGGAGCGGCGACCGGTGCGGCGGCGACTGCCGCCGTCGGAGCCGGCGTCACGGCTGCCGCAACAGGCGCCGGAGTGGGTGCAGGTGAGGGCGCTGGCGCGGCAGCGGGAGCAGCGGCGGGCGCTTCGCCCACCTCCATCGTGCCGATCACGCTGCCCTGCGACACGCGGTCGCCGACCTTGACCGTGATCTGGCCGATCACGCCGGCGTGCGGCGCCGGAATGTCCATCGTGGCCTTGTCCGATTCGAGTGACACCAGCGGCGCGTCGGCCTCGACGCGGTCGCCAGGTTTAACCATCACTTCGATAACGGGGACATCGGAGAAGTCGCCGATGTCGGGTACTTCAATATTGATCGTGCTCATTCAAGCCTCGCATTCGATGCGGTCGCGCACAGCGCGACCGGGGCGTGGGTGTTGAAGGCCGACCGCCGAACGGCGCCGACAGCTCCGGTCGCCGCGGATGAAGACCTTTCATGATCTTCATCCGCGGCGACCAGCGTGTCGGCATCGATTCGCGGTCCGCTTCTTCCGACTCAGACGTACAGCGGGTTCGGCTTGGTCACGTCCAGACCGTAGCGCGCGATGGCTTCCGCAACCTTCGCCCGGTCCAGCGCACCGTCGTCGGCCAGCGCCTTCAGCGCTGCTACCGTCACCCAGTGTCTGTCCACCTCGAAATGCGAGCGCAGTGCCTCGCGCGTGTCCGAGCGACCGAAGCCGTCGGTACCCAGAACGACGTAACGGCGCGGCACATAGGCCCGGATCTGCTCGGCGAACAGGCGCACGTAGTCGGTCGCCGCGATCACCGGACCGCGCGTGTCGCGCAGGCAGTTCTCGACATGCGAGGCGCGCGGCGTCTCCAGCGGGTTGAGCAGGTTCCAGCGTGCGCAGTCGGCGCCGTCGCGGGCCAGCTGCGTGAAGCTCGGGCAGGACCACAGATCGGCTTCGACGCCCCAGTCGTTCTTCAGCAGGTCGGCGGCAGCGATCACTTCGCGGAAGATGGTGCCGCTGCCGGTCAGCTGCACGCGCGGTCCGTTGGACGCGGCGCCGCGGCGGAACAGGTACATGCCCTTCAGGATGTCCGCTTCGGCACCATCCGGCATCGCCGGGTGCTCGTAGTTCTCGTTCATCACCGTCAGGTAATAGAACACGTCCTCCTGCTCGGCCATCATGCGGCGCAGGCCGTCCTGCACGATGACGGCGACTTCGTACGAGAAGGTCGGGTCGTAGCTGATGCAGTTCGGCACCGCGCCGGACCACAGGTGGGAATGGCCGTCCTCATGCTGCAGACCTTCGCCATTCAGCGTGGTGCGACCGGCCGTGCCGCCGACCAGGAAACCGCGCGAGCGCTGGTCGCCGGCGGCCCAGATCAGGTCGCCGATGCGCTGGAAGCCGAACATCGAATAGAAGATGTAGATCGGGATCGTTGCCACGCCGTGCACCGAGTAGGCGGTGGCGGCGGCGATCCAGTCGCTCATGCCACCGGCCTCGTTGATGCCTTCCTGCAGGATCTGGCCGGTCTTCGATTCCTTGTAGAACATCAGCTGGTCGGCGTCCTGCGGCACGTACTTCTGGCCTTCCTGGTTCCAGATGCCGATCTGCCGGAACATGCCTTCCATGCCGAAGGTGCGCGATTCGTCAGGCACGATGGGCACCACGCGCTTGCCGATGTGCGGGTCGCGCAGCAGGATGTTCATGATGCGCACGAAGGCCATCGTGGTCGACAGTTCGCGACCTTCGCCGGACGCCTTAAGCAGCGCGTCGAAGGCCGACAGCGGCGGCACTTCGAGCGGCTCGGCCTTGGAACGACGCTGCGGCAGGTAGCCGCCGAGCGCCATCCGGCGCTCGCGCATATAGGCCACTTCCTTCGAGTTCTCGTCGAACTTCAGGTAGGGCAGCGATTCCAGTTCGCTGTCCTTGATCGGCAGGTCGAAGCGGTCGCGGAATTCGCGCAGCGATTCCAGATCGACCTTCTTCTGCTGGTGAGAAATGTTCTGCGCCTCGCCCGAGCCGCCCATGCCGTAACCCTTGATGGTCTTGGCCAGGATGACGGTGGGCTGGCCGGTGTGGTTCACCGCCGAGTGGTAGGCGGCATACACCTTGTGCGGATCATGACCGCCGCGGTTCAGGCGGAAGATGTCGTCATTGCTCCAGTTGGCGACCATGGCCGCCAGTTCCGGATACTTGCCGAAGAAGTGCTCGCGCACATAGGCGCCGTCGCGCGCCTTCATGGTCTGGTATTCGCCGTCGACCACTTCCATCATGCGCTGCGCCAGCAGGCCGGTCTTGTCCTGCGCCAGCAGCGGATCCCAGTAGCTGCCCCACAGCAGCTTGATCACGTTCCAGCCCGCGCCGCGGAAATCGCCTTCCAGTTCCTGGATGATCTTGCCGTTGCCGCGCACCGGGCCGTCGAGGCGCTGCAGATTGCAGTTCACGACGAAGATCAGGTTGTCGAGCTTCTCGCGGGCGGCCATCGCGATTTCGCCCAGCGTCTCCGGCTCGTCGGTCTCGCCGTCACCGATGAAGCACCACACCTTGCGGCCTTCGGTGTTGGCGATGCCGCGGTCCTGCAGGTACTTCATGAAGCGGGCCTGGTAGATGGCCTGCAGCGGGCCCAGACCCATCGACACCGTCGGGAACTGCCAGAAGTCCGGCATCAGCCACGGATGCGGATAGCTCGACAGACCTTTGCCGCCGACCTCCTGGCGGAAGCTGTCGAGCTGGGCCTCGGTCAGGCGGTCCAGCATGAAGGCGCGGGCGTAGATGCCGGGGGCCGAGTGGCCCTGGAAGTAGATCAGGTCGCCGCCGTGGGTCGGGCTGGGCGCGTGCCAGAACCAGTTGAAACCGACGTCGTACAGGGTGGCGCTGGAGCCGAAGCTGGCGATGTGGCCGCCGACGTTGGTGTCCTTGTTCGCGCGCAGCACCATGGCCATCGCATTCCAGCGGATGTAGCTGCGGATGCGGTGTTCGATCTCGTAATCACCGGGGGCCTGCACCTGCTTGCCGGCCGGTATGGTGTTTACATAGGCGGTGGTGGCCGAGTACGGAATGTTGATGCCGGCGCGCCGCGACAGCTCGGTCAGCCGCTCGATCAGGTAATGCGCACGCTGCTCGCCGGCGTGTTCGATCACGCCTTCCAGCGCGTCGAGCCATTCCTGGGTTTCGACGGCGTCCGGGTCGGAAGCGAGCAGGGGATTGGGTAGTGCAGACATCCAGGCTTTCTCCTCTTTTTTGATCGAGCCGTTCGATCAGATGCACCGCCGATGCACAACCCGGTCGGGGCATGGAGCCCGCCCGGGGTCGTCAGCGTGCCGGGCGAAGAGAAGCTCGTCCGAGGCGCCTGTCCGTCTGCGCATGGGTGATGCAAGTGTCGACAGCTCTGAAGCGGCAGCGGGTAGCTGCCATGGCAGCGTCGAACGCAGGGATCGCCCGCGTCGACGTGTCGCAATTATGGACACCCCCCGGACTTGCCGCCAGTGGTGGAAAACCGAAATCCGGTCGTCAGGCCGCAAAAAAGCGGGCAACTCCGGGGCCGGAGTGCCCGCAACCGAGGAGATCGTCTGGTCTTGTACAAGACCCGGATGGCGTACGACGGGTGAGGGATCGCCTCACCCGGATCGCGCGTCAGCCGTGCTGTATGTAGGCCACGTGGGTTTCCGTGTACTCGTACAGCCCGTGCTTGCCGTCGGCACCGCCTATGCCCGACTTGCGGCGGCCGGCGTGGAAACCCTGCATCGCCTCGAAGTTCTCGCGATTGACATAGGTTTCGCCGAACTGCAGGTCGCGGATCGCGCGCATTGCAGCATTCAGATCGCGCGTATAGACCGACGAGGTCAGGCCGTAGTCCGACGCGTTGGCGTGGGCCACCGCCTCGTCCAGATCGTCGACCAGCTGCACCGGCAGCACCGGGCCGAAGATTTCCTTGCGCATGATGTCCATGTCGGCGTGGCAGTTGATCAGCACGGTGGGTTCGTAGTGATAGCCGGACGCGCGGTCGGCGATCTGGCCGCCGAGCACGCACTGGGCGCCGTCGCGCTTCGCCTGTTCGACCATGGCGGCGACCTTGTCCAGGCCTTCCTTGTTCACCAGCGGGCCCATGTCGATGCTCTGGTCGGCGATCGGGTCGCCGTAGCGGGTCGCCGCCATCTTCGCGGTGAGCTTGGTGATGAACTCGTCGGCCACTGCGCGCTGCACGTAGATGCGCTCGGCGCAGTTGCACACCTGTCCGGTGTTGATGACGCGCGAGGCGGTGATCGCGGTCGAGGCGAGATCGAGGTCGGCGTCGGCCAGCACGATGGCCGGCGCTTTGCCGCCCAGTTCCAGATTGACGCGGGTCAGGTTGCGGCCCGCCGCCTGCATGATGCGGCTGCCGGTCTCCACGCTGCCGGTGAAGCTCACCATGTCGATGGCACGGCTGCCGGTCAGCGCGGCGCCGGTGGTTTCACCGCGGCCGCCGACCAGATTGAACACGCCGCGCGGCAGTTCGGCGGCATGTACCAGCTTGGCGAACAGGAAGGCGTTGAGCGGTGTTTCCTCGCTCGGCTTGATCACGATGGTGTTGCCGGTGACCAGCGCCGGCGCCATCTTGCGGGCGATCAGGAAGAGCGGGAAGTTCCACGGCAGCACGCCGGCAACCACGCCGACCGGCTTGCGCAGCAGGAATATGCTTTCGCCCGGGCGGTCGCTGGTGAGCACCTCGCCTTCGATGCGGCGTGCCCATTCCGCCATGTAGTCGAGGTAGTCGGCAGTGAAGTCGACCTCGACTCGCGCCAGGCCCAGCGTCTTGCCCTGTTCGAGCGTCAGCAGGCGCGCCATCTCCTCGCGCACGCCGCGCAGGCCTTCGGCCACCTTGCGCAGATGTGCGGCGCGCTGGATGGCCGGCAGCTTCGCCCACTGCGGCTGTGCCGCACGGGCGGCGGCGATCGCTCGCTCGACCGCGGCGACGCCGGCTTCCGGCACCGTGTCGAGCAAGGCGTGCGTGGCCGGATTGAACACCTCGATGCGGGTGGCGACGTCGGCCTCGTCGAAGCGACCGTCGATGTAATTGTGATGGGTACTCATTGCAGCTTCTCCTTGGGACGGAAATCAGGCGGCACGCGTCATGCGTTTGCCGAAGGACTCGGACAGGTAGCCGAAGGTGAGGCCGGCGACCCAGGTGAGGCCGACGAACAGCGCCTTCTCGAAGGTGTCGCCGGTGGCGCCGAAATAGGTGGCCGCGCCGAGGAAGGCGGCCGGCGTGTACGAGAGGGCGGCGACGTCGGCCATCGCCACCAGCACGAAGGCCAGCACCGCGACCAGCAGCGCCAGCGCCGGCAGGCTGCCGCCGGCCAGCGCGACCAGCCACATCGTGCCGGCCGTCAGCACGACGCCAGCCAGCGCAGCGAAAGCCGACTTGCCGAGCGCCTGACTGCCGCCGCCGGCGGCGAAGAAAGTGGCCCAGGCGACGAAGCCTATCCACGGGTTCAGCTGCAGGTTCGGCATGCCGATGCTCAGGCAGACCCACAGTGCGACCAGCAGCGCGATGCTCAGTGCGAGTGCGTGCAGCAGTTTCATTTGATGCCTCCTTGAGTGAGGCTGGAGGCGCGCCGCGGCACGCCTCCAGCCGGGACTTACCAGACGTAGGCGTACTTGATGTTGATGCTGTTGTTGACCGGCCGGTTCTCGCCCTCGATGCCGTGCGAGTAGCGCAGCGCAATCGACTGGTTGCCGTAGTAATGGAACATCACGCCGAGCGAACCATCGAAGCCCCACGAGTCATCGGCGCCGTTGCGGCCGCTGATGCGCTCGTAGTCGACACCGGCAAACGGCTCCAGCCAGTCGTTCACGCGGTAGCCGAAGCGGTTGTTGGTGTGCCACAGCATGCCCGGGCGATTGCCATCGTCGCGCCGGCTCTGCGCGACGAAGCCCAGGTCGCCGGTCCAGCCGATGCGCTCGGTCAGCGGCACGTACCACAGCAGACTGGACAGGTTCTTCCAGTTGGTGTCGCTGACGTCCTTGTCGCCGATCGGGATCTGCAGGAAGGTCTGGAAACCCAGCGTCGAACCGGGCGTCGGCTTGTACCAGATCGCCGCGCCGGTGATGGTGTCGCCGAAGCCGCTGATGTGACGCGCGTCAGGATCGACGGCGTCGCGGTTGCGGATGCCCACCGTCGGCTGGATCACCTCGAAGGCCAGCCCGATGTTGCGGTTCGACTCGGGCGTCCAGAAGCGCACGTACTTCGACAGGCCGATGATCTTCTGCGCGCTGTTGCCGCGCTGACGATCGCCGTCGCTGTCGAACAGCCGGCTGTCGCGCTGCACGGTGGCGTATTGCACGAACACGTTGAACGGCTGGTCGAAGCCGACCGGCAGGTCGTACTCGTGCGGACCGATCACGTCGAAGGTGGTCTGTGCGCTGGCGCTGCCGGACAGCAGCGCCAGTGCGATACCGGCGGCGGAGACGACAGCCTTTGCGGCGCGGATGGGAGTGTTTGCAGCAGTGCTCATGAGGGTATGTCCTTGTTATGGTGTGTCAGGCAGGCGCGCGGCAGAGCGGGCGCCCCCGCGGATCATTTCCTGGGCAGCTTGAATACCCAGATCACGCCGCCCTGCGGCACGGTGGTCTTCTTGTCGAGCACCGCGTTGAAGGCGCCCTGCATGCGCTCGGCATCGACGCCCCAGCCGGACTGCACGGCGATGTACTGTTCGCCGTCGACCTCGAAGCTGGAGGGCACGCCGGTCACGCCCGAGTTGGTCGGGAATTCCCACAGCAGCTTGCCGGTGCTCGCGTTGAAGGCGCGGAACTTGCGGTCGTTGGTGCCGCCGCCGAACACCAGGTTGCCGGCCGTGGTCATCAGCGGGCCCCAGTTCATTTCCGGGTAGGTGTGGGTCCACACCTTCTTGCCGGTCTTGAGGTCCCAGGCCTGCACTTCGCCGATATGCACCTTCGACTCCGGCGTCATGCGCACATTGGTGAGCACGTTCTCGATCGACACGCCGAGGTAGAGATCGCCCTTGTTGTACTTGACCGGCTCGCCGGTCAGTTCCGAGCACAGATTGTTCTGCGCCGGGATGTAGAGCAGGCCGGTATGCGGGTTGTAGGCCTCGGGCGGCCAGTCCTTGCCGCCCCACAGCGAGGGGCAGAAATTCACCGTCTTGCCGGTGGCGGGGATGCGCGCCGGGTCGTAGGTCGGGCGGCCGGTCTTCGGGTCGAGCCGGGTGAACACGTTCTGCGTGACGTAGGGCCAGGCATCGACGTAATTCACCTTGCTGTCGGTGCGCTCCAGCATCCACAGATAGCCGTTGCGGCCGGCGTGCACCAGCGACTTCACCTTCCTGCCCTTGTGCTCGAGGTCGATCAGCAGCGGGGCCGACACCTCGTCCCAGTCCCACGAGTCGTTGTGGTGGTACTGGTGATAGCCCTTGAGCTTGCCGGTGTCGACATCCAGTGCCAGCACCGAGTTGGCGTACAGGTTGTCGCCGCTGCGCGTGTCGGCCATCCACGGGCCGGCGTTGCCGACACCCCAGAAGGCGAGGTTGGTGTCCGGGTCGTAGGTGCCGGTGATCCACACCGAGCCGCCGCCGCGCTTGTAGGTATCGCCCGGCCAGGTGTCGCCGCCCGGTTCGCCGGGGCCGGCGATGGTGTAGGTGCGCCACGCTTCCTTGCCGGAGTCGGCATCGAAGGCGGCGACGAAACCACGGATGCCGTATTCGCCACCGGAACTGCCGATCATGATCTTGCCCTTGGCGGCCAGCGGCGCCAGCGTCATGTAGTAGCCGGACTTCCAGTCGGCCACCGCGGTCTTCCACACCTCCTTGCCGGTCTTCGCGTCGAGCGCGACCAGGAAGGCGTCAGTGGTGGCGATGTACACGCGGTCGCCGTACAGCGCGACGCCGCGGTTGGTCGGGTGCAGCTGCTGCAGCTCGTCCGGAATGGTTTTCTTGTAGCGCCAGATCTCCCGGCCGGTCTTCGCTTCCAGACAGATGACCTGGTTGTTCGGCGTGGCGACGAACATGTAGCCGTTGTTCACGATGGGCGGCGCCTGATGCCCTTCGGTCATGCCGGTCGAGAAGGCCCATGCCAGCTGCAGCTTGTCGACGTTCTTGTCGCTCACCTGCTTGAGCGGGCTGTAGCCCCAGCCGGCGTAGTTGGCGCGGTACATCAGCCAGTTCTGCGCCTCCGGCTTGTTCAGCCGCGCGTCGGTCACCGGCGCGTAGGCCGGCAGCGCACTGGCCGCCAGCGGTGCGAGCAGTGCCGCCGCGAGGGCGGTCCGCTTCATCATGGTTTTCATGCTTCCTCCTGTGTTTTAGGGCGAAGGTGTGGTCGCGCTTCGTGGGCGCAACCGCTGCTGCAGCCCGGACGCTTCGCCTTGTGACGTCCGGACGGTGTAAAGCGGTATCGCGCGGTCAGCCCTTGCGCACGCCGGGCACGGAACTGAACGCGCCGGCCACCACCAGCTCGCCGTTCTCGCTCTTCAGCGGCAGCCAGGGCAGCGCGCGTGCGGCCGGACCTGCGGTGACGGCACCGGCCTTCAGCGGATCAAATTTGGAGAAGTGGCAGAAACAGAACATCGCGCCGCCATTGGCGTCCCACTCGCTGACCTCGCAACCCTGGTGGGTGCATACCGCCGAGTAGGCGAGCACGCCGTCGGCGCTGCGGGCGCGGGTTTCGTCGTCGAGCGACGCCGGGTCGAAGCGCATCAGGATGACTCGACCCAGACGGCTGCCGTCGCGTACCAGCGCATCGGTCGCGGCGAAGGGCAGGGCGCGCACCGGCTTGCTGGCGAGCGGAATGTCGGCGACCTTCAGCGGCTGCGGCGTGTCTTCGTCGTCCATGCGCACCAGGCGGTCGCCCGGCTGCGGCGGCAGGTCGGCCGGCTCGCTGGCCTGCGCGCCACGCAGGCCGCTTCCGAGCATGACGGTGACCGCGATGGCGGCTTTCATTGCATCGCGACGCTGCATGCAGCAGGGGGCGCATGCCTTGTCGGCGATTTTTTTCGTGTTGTCCTTGTCCATGGTCTCCTCGCAGGTTCGGTGTGGCGAACAGCCCTGGAGCGAGCGGCGTGCCATGTGCCGGACGCGGCTTCGATATGCGGATGGGCTGTGTTGCAGAGGTGTTTCAAACGACGCAGTGGCGCCGGATTTACCCGCCAGAACGGGGAATTCATCCCGCAGGCGAGCAAGGTCGAGGGCGGCGGGATTTCCCGCTCAGGTGAGACGGAATCTCACTCGAAGTGAGACAAATCCTTGTAATTCAGTGGCTTGCAGGGGTGTTTCGATGCTGCGGTGCAACGGAGGTTCCGCTTGAAGCGCGCGGAAGGCGTCTCCTACACTGTCGCGAAAACAGCTGGCGGCGTGACCGCACGGCGATGACGAAAAACGTGTTGGAGGAGGACGGGCCATGCGATTCAGGGACGAGTTTTCGCAACACATGAGGCGGGTCGCCGCGGCGTCGGATGCGCGCGCTGGCGCGCTCGCGCTGGCGGGCGAGGAGCGCATCGCCGATTCCTGGCGGCGCTCGATGGAGCTCTACCGGGTGGATCCCGAAGTGCCGGCGGCGCCGCGCATCCTCAGTGCGGCGGAGGTGCGCGAGCGCTGCGGACGCATCGAATCCTTCCTGCAGCTCGCACGCCTGGGCGTCGGCAAGCT
The window above is part of the Methyloversatilis discipulorum genome. Proteins encoded here:
- the lpdA gene encoding dihydrolipoyl dehydrogenase, producing the protein MSTLTVKIPDIGDFKDVPIIEIMVKPGDTVEADAPLMSLESDKATMDIPAPQAGRIVELLVKVGDRVSEGSVVLTMEAASAAEAAAVPAPAAAPAAAPPAPAAAVAAVTATGSAPAKVDESCALLVIGGGPGGYSAAFRAADLGLDVVIVERYATLGGVCLNVGCIPSKALLHVAAVADEAEALAAHGIKFGAREVDLDALRGWKDKVVGKLTGGLSGMAKARKVKVLRGTARFVDPNHVEIALTTGDGKAETGEKKVLKFGHCIVAAGSQAVKLPFMPDDPRVVDSTGALLLADIPKRMLVIGGGIIGLEMATVYSTLGARIDVVEMTGGLMQGADRDLAKVWEKKNAHRFDTVMLNTRVTGAEATAEGIRVSFEGAKAPAEPQTYDRVLVAVGRSPNGRKLNAEAAGLQVDERGFVPVDSQMRSNVAHIHAIGDIVGQPMLAHKAVHEGHVAAEVIAGHKRHFDATVIPSVAYTDPEVAWVGLTEDEAKAQGRKVTVGKFPWAASGRAIANGRDEGFTKLIFDAETHRIVGGGIVGTSAGDMIGEVALAIEMGADAVDIGHTIHPHPTLGESIGLAAEVAEGSCTDLPPVRR
- the aceF gene encoding dihydrolipoyllysine-residue acetyltransferase, translating into MSTINIEVPDIGDFSDVPVIEVMVKPGDRVEADAPLVSLESDKATMDIPAPHAGVIGQITVKVGDRVSQGSVIGTMEVGEAPAAAPAAAPAPSPAPTPAPVAAAVTPAPTAAVAAAPVAAPVAVAGAAPATTTQSARGDYTPAAGAVALPSAADIAAELVGGKKAHASPSMRAYARELGVDLARVKASGPKGRITREDINAFVKGALQAPATAQAATGGGGGLDLLPWPKVDFTKFGDIERKPLSRIRKLSAANLARNWAMIPAVTYHEDADVTDLEAFRQQINAEQAKAGVKLTMLAFIIKAVCSALKKFPEFNSSIDLQAEEPALIMKQYCHIGFAADTPGGLVVPVIRDADKKGVAQLAAECGELATKARDGKLSAAEMQGACFTISSVGGLGGTGFAPIINAPEVAILGVSRSTMKPVWDGSAFQPRLILPLSLTADHRVIDGAAATRFNAHVAALLADMRRVLM
- the aceE gene encoding pyruvate dehydrogenase (acetyl-transferring), homodimeric type; translated protein: MSALPNPLLASDPDAVETQEWLDALEGVIEHAGEQRAHYLIERLTELSRRAGINIPYSATTAYVNTIPAGKQVQAPGDYEIEHRIRSYIRWNAMAMVLRANKDTNVGGHIASFGSSATLYDVGFNWFWHAPSPTHGGDLIYFQGHSAPGIYARAFMLDRLTEAQLDSFRQEVGGKGLSSYPHPWLMPDFWQFPTVSMGLGPLQAIYQARFMKYLQDRGIANTEGRKVWCFIGDGETDEPETLGEIAMAAREKLDNLIFVVNCNLQRLDGPVRGNGKIIQELEGDFRGAGWNVIKLLWGSYWDPLLAQDKTGLLAQRMMEVVDGEYQTMKARDGAYVREHFFGKYPELAAMVANWSNDDIFRLNRGGHDPHKVYAAYHSAVNHTGQPTVILAKTIKGYGMGGSGEAQNISHQQKKVDLESLREFRDRFDLPIKDSELESLPYLKFDENSKEVAYMRERRMALGGYLPQRRSKAEPLEVPPLSAFDALLKASGEGRELSTTMAFVRIMNILLRDPHIGKRVVPIVPDESRTFGMEGMFRQIGIWNQEGQKYVPQDADQLMFYKESKTGQILQEGINEAGGMSDWIAAATAYSVHGVATIPIYIFYSMFGFQRIGDLIWAAGDQRSRGFLVGGTAGRTTLNGEGLQHEDGHSHLWSGAVPNCISYDPTFSYEVAVIVQDGLRRMMAEQEDVFYYLTVMNENYEHPAMPDGAEADILKGMYLFRRGAASNGPRVQLTGSGTIFREVIAAADLLKNDWGVEADLWSCPSFTQLARDGADCARWNLLNPLETPRASHVENCLRDTRGPVIAATDYVRLFAEQIRAYVPRRYVVLGTDGFGRSDTREALRSHFEVDRHWVTVAALKALADDGALDRAKVAEAIARYGLDVTKPNPLYV